A section of the Rummeliibacillus pycnus genome encodes:
- a CDS encoding iron-containing alcohol dehydrogenase family protein produces the protein MENFYYEQPVPIDFGVGKIKELPSILEKFKAQNILLISAPSMVRNGMAQKIMDAAKGKIKAIFSDIQPNPTVQNTDQCVKVLREHNCDFAVALGGGSILDCAKVACFVASTTNMTEVYFTKQQLISQKGIPFIAIPTTSGTASEITNVSVLTDTVHDIKAPLASDFLYPIYALIDPTLTVSCPQKVTASSGLDVIAHSLEAFYGKKHQPYTDMAAEYAAKLAFENLLIAYHEPDNLEARTKMSLASVTAGMAFNLTQTAAAHACSYPLTQNFGVPHGEACALTLPIFWILNSTGPEGKRLEEFSRRLGFEDAKDLANRIDEMKKEMRMRMTIEEAGVTTSEDLELLVANSFAPNMKNNPVEITPDLLEKLYKSISSIHS, from the coding sequence ATGGAAAACTTCTATTATGAACAACCTGTACCAATTGACTTTGGTGTAGGTAAAATAAAGGAACTACCTTCTATTTTAGAAAAATTTAAAGCCCAAAACATATTACTTATAAGTGCTCCATCCATGGTTCGAAATGGCATGGCTCAAAAGATTATGGATGCTGCAAAAGGTAAAATTAAAGCCATTTTTTCTGATATTCAACCGAATCCAACTGTACAAAATACAGATCAATGCGTGAAAGTATTACGTGAACACAATTGTGATTTTGCTGTTGCACTCGGTGGCGGAAGTATTTTAGACTGTGCAAAAGTTGCTTGTTTCGTTGCATCAACTACAAATATGACAGAAGTCTATTTTACCAAACAACAACTTATTTCTCAAAAAGGTATTCCGTTCATTGCTATCCCAACTACTTCTGGAACAGCAAGCGAAATCACAAACGTTTCCGTTCTAACAGATACCGTTCATGATATAAAAGCACCACTTGCAAGTGATTTTTTATATCCTATTTATGCTTTAATTGATCCTACTTTGACAGTAAGCTGTCCTCAAAAAGTAACTGCTTCAAGTGGTTTAGATGTAATTGCTCATTCCCTAGAAGCTTTTTATGGAAAGAAACACCAACCCTATACCGACATGGCTGCAGAGTATGCTGCTAAGTTAGCTTTTGAAAATTTATTAATAGCCTACCACGAACCAGATAACTTGGAAGCACGTACTAAAATGAGCTTAGCCTCGGTAACTGCTGGTATGGCATTTAACCTAACACAAACAGCTGCTGCACATGCTTGTTCCTATCCACTAACACAAAATTTTGGCGTTCCACATGGCGAAGCTTGCGCATTAACTTTACCAATTTTTTGGATTCTTAATAGCACTGGCCCTGAAGGGAAACGACTTGAAGAATTCAGTCGTCGACTAGGCTTTGAAGATGCCAAAGACTTAGCCAATCGTATTGATGAAATGAAAAAAGAAATGCGTATGCGTATGACAATTGAAGAAGCTGGTGTAACAACTTCAGAAGACTTAGAGCTTCTTGTAGCGAATAGCTTTGCACCTAATATGAAAAATAACCCAGTAGAAATTACTCCAGATTTACTAGAAAAACTATATAAATCTATTTCTAGTATACATTCTTAA
- a CDS encoding glucosaminidase domain-containing protein: MKKTLLVTLFTTILFATSVFIIIQQLSETAKGPSEKYIEDQSVESFIGSIAENARDIASKHDLYASVMIAQAVLESNGGTSDLGSPPNNNLFGIKGSYKNQSVTFQTSEDNGTGKMHQIYAKFRKYPNYRASLEDYAELLQKGVSWNTKYYQKTFKSKTKSYKEATKYLTGTYATDTNYHQKLNTIIKQYHLTEYDHPAKAKKQVVVKSGETLHSLSNKYGVSVTSIKQWNRLNKNAVENGQRLLIYQ; encoded by the coding sequence ATGAAAAAGACTTTACTAGTAACACTTTTTACAACGATATTATTTGCTACCTCTGTTTTTATCATTATTCAACAATTATCTGAAACTGCTAAAGGACCATCAGAAAAATACATAGAAGATCAAAGTGTGGAAAGCTTTATCGGCTCCATTGCTGAAAATGCACGAGATATTGCTTCTAAACACGATCTGTATGCTTCTGTTATGATTGCTCAGGCAGTATTAGAGAGCAATGGAGGAACAAGCGACCTCGGCTCACCACCTAATAATAACCTTTTCGGTATCAAAGGTTCATATAAAAACCAGTCTGTAACATTCCAAACTTCAGAAGATAACGGCACTGGGAAAATGCATCAAATCTATGCCAAATTTAGAAAATATCCGAATTATAGAGCTTCATTAGAAGATTATGCTGAATTACTTCAAAAAGGCGTATCTTGGAATACAAAATATTATCAAAAAACATTTAAAAGTAAAACAAAATCATATAAAGAAGCAACAAAATACTTAACAGGCACATACGCTACTGATACAAACTATCATCAAAAATTAAATACCATAATCAAACAATACCATTTAACGGAATACGATCATCCAGCTAAAGCCAAGAAACAAGTGGTCGTTAAAAGTGGTGAAACACTTCACTCTCTATCAAACAAATACGGGGTATCCGTTACCTCCATAAAACAATGGAATCGATTAAATAAAAATGCCGTAGAGAATGGCCAAAGACTTTTAATTTATCAATAA
- a CDS encoding LrgB family protein encodes MSLIGIISFLGTIGIFLLSKKVYQKMNWIILSPLLICPLIIIVVLLLTHTSYSDYNTGATWLSNLLGPATVAFAVPIYKNFALLKKHAKAIGASLVTGSAVAIVSSFLFAMWIGLSNDMINSLVPRSITTPIAMDISEIIGGQPTMTAVFVIVTGLTGSIIGPLVIKSIRIRTSAAKGLLLGMGAHGCGTSKAFELGELEGTYSSLAMIVAALISIVLSDTFFPVLQHYLVG; translated from the coding sequence ATGAGTCTAATAGGTATCATTAGTTTTTTGGGGACAATTGGAATTTTTCTATTAAGTAAAAAAGTCTATCAAAAAATGAATTGGATTATTTTATCACCATTATTGATTTGTCCATTAATCATAATAGTAGTATTGCTCCTTACTCATACTTCTTACTCAGATTATAATACTGGAGCTACTTGGTTATCGAACCTTTTGGGACCAGCAACTGTTGCATTTGCAGTACCTATTTATAAAAACTTTGCTTTATTAAAAAAACATGCGAAAGCAATAGGAGCAAGCCTTGTAACAGGTTCAGCTGTTGCGATTGTTTCATCATTCTTATTTGCAATGTGGATTGGCTTATCCAATGATATGATTAATAGTTTAGTGCCACGTTCCATTACAACACCAATTGCAATGGATATTTCAGAAATAATTGGTGGGCAACCAACAATGACTGCTGTTTTTGTCATTGTCACAGGATTAACTGGTAGTATCATTGGACCACTTGTTATTAAATCAATTCGTATTCGTACATCAGCGGCAAAAGGATTACTTCTTGGTATGGGAGCTCATGGGTGTGGTACATCGAAAGCGTTTGAACTAGGAGAGTTAGAAGGAACTTATTCCAGTCTTGCCATGATTGTAGCAGCACTTATAAGTATTGTATTATCCGATACTTTCTTCCCGGTTCTACAACATTATTTAGTTGGATAG
- a CDS encoding CidA/LrgA family protein translates to MKILKIIVQIIFLYSILLLGEEIAKVCHLPIPGSIIGLVLLFVALQLHIVKLEWVDLGAGLLTGELLLFFVPSAVGVVQYGQIVGVIGIKLVTVIILSTIVVMACTGLVADYMQKRGVKKV, encoded by the coding sequence ATGAAGATACTAAAAATAATTGTTCAAATTATTTTCCTATATAGTATTTTACTTTTAGGTGAAGAAATTGCAAAAGTATGCCATTTACCAATTCCAGGTAGTATTATTGGGCTTGTACTGTTATTCGTAGCACTACAGTTACATATTGTGAAACTTGAATGGGTAGATTTAGGAGCAGGATTATTAACAGGTGAGTTATTATTATTCTTTGTTCCTTCAGCTGTAGGGGTAGTACAATATGGTCAAATTGTGGGTGTAATTGGCATTAAACTTGTTACGGTGATCATCCTAAGTACAATTGTTGTGATGGCATGTACTGGTTTAGTTGCTGATTATATGCAAAAAAGAGGGGTGAAGAAAGTATGA
- a CDS encoding LysR family transcriptional regulator produces MEIRELNYFVTVAKYKSFTKASEVLHVTQPTLSKVVKSLEKQLDVTLFHRSARKSELTDVGEVVYGQAIKILSLVDELDVVLEDVTHLQKGKIRIGMPPLIGILFFPKMIKGFQEKYPNITIEIDERGANVIKDLVAAGEIDVGFVMLPANTEEFHVIPYTSQQLMLIVNQSNPLANKETVMMKDLKNEPMLLFSQDFTLHDRILQECEQAGFTPHIAYESSQWDFISQMVEHNLGIAMFPKAIAEKVNPKAVKAIPIVNPTIPWEIVLIVKKDHYVSHATKGFIKYIAPNYAI; encoded by the coding sequence ATGGAAATAAGAGAGTTAAATTATTTTGTGACAGTTGCAAAATACAAAAGTTTTACGAAAGCTTCTGAAGTACTACATGTTACGCAACCAACACTTAGTAAAGTTGTGAAGTCATTAGAGAAGCAGTTGGATGTTACACTATTTCATCGTTCTGCAAGAAAAAGTGAACTTACAGATGTAGGAGAAGTCGTATATGGACAAGCGATTAAAATTTTAAGCCTAGTTGATGAATTGGATGTTGTTTTAGAAGATGTCACTCATTTACAAAAGGGGAAAATTAGGATTGGAATGCCTCCTTTAATTGGTATTTTGTTTTTTCCGAAAATGATTAAAGGGTTTCAAGAAAAGTATCCAAATATTACGATTGAAATTGATGAACGTGGAGCTAATGTTATTAAAGATTTAGTAGCAGCAGGTGAAATAGATGTTGGTTTTGTCATGTTACCTGCAAATACGGAAGAATTTCATGTAATTCCTTATACTTCTCAACAGCTCATGTTAATAGTAAATCAATCCAATCCCTTAGCAAACAAAGAAACAGTAATGATGAAAGATTTAAAAAATGAGCCAATGCTACTTTTTAGTCAAGATTTCACTTTACATGATCGGATTTTGCAAGAATGTGAGCAAGCAGGATTCACTCCACATATTGCTTATGAAAGTTCTCAATGGGATTTTATAAGTCAAATGGTAGAACATAATCTCGGTATTGCAATGTTTCCAAAAGCGATTGCTGAGAAAGTTAATCCAAAAGCAGTAAAGGCAATACCGATTGTCAATCCAACTATTCCTTGGGAAATTGTATTGATAGTAAAGAAAGATCATTATGTATCTCATGCAACAAAAGGGTTTATCAAATATATCGCACCAAACTATGCCATTTAG